In Prochlorococcus marinus XMU1406, the genomic stretch TAACGTACGAGACTTTTTGGAAAATCGTGAAAATCAATGGCCGGAATTATATTTGCCAAATTTTAAATTATCTGATACCTCTAAAGATTTAGTTTATCCTAAATGGTTCGAGGGGAATTGGCTTGTTACTTCTCAAGATATAGTTAATGATTCAGAAGAACCAGTTATTTATAAAGTAAATTTCTTTAAGAATAATTCAGATTTAATTGTTGGTAATCGTGCAAAAAATTCTGAATCTATTGGAAAAGCAATATTTGGTGATACCTTAATCAAGGTTGTAAATGATCCTCAATCTATTAATAATCAAATTACTTATTTAAAAGATGATTTTTACATCGATTCAAGAATTACAGGGAGAAATCAGATCCAAGATGATGATATTTTTTTCGCAGATGAGCTAGTTATACAAACAGCGCATAAGCCAGGCGCTTCAAGGATTAATCAGGTAGAGACCATTAGTAAATTTCAAAAATGTTCCGAAGAAATATTGGAAGTTGATAATTCAATCAAACCATCAATTTGTGGAGTGCAATATGTTGCTTCTTATGGTTCAAAAGTTGGTGATCCTTCTATTCATGCTATAAAAACAAATAAATATAAATTGACGTTTGAATTTATTGAAAGTTAGCACTAAAAAGATATTCTTCTAAGTTGTTCCTCCAAATAAAAAGATTTTCTAAATATGGGTTATTTATGTATTCTTGGCTCCCCTCTCCTGAAAGAATTGGTCCTGCAGACTTTGGAAATTTAAGAAGTGATAATTGAGCAGCAATTGAAATATCTGCAATTGATAAACTATCTCCAACTAAATATTTTTTGTTGATCAAGGATTTTGATAAAGCTTCCAGTAATTTTTGGAGTTCTAAATTATCTTTAGAAGACAAAACTACATTAGAAATTTTACTAAGATTTTCAAAAGGTAATCTATCTACAATACTTTTAACTGAAGAAGGTATTTCATCTGGAAGTAATGCAGTTCTTAGCTGTGGATTTTCTATTGCAGATTTTATTAATACTTTTCTACAAGTTGTAGCCATTGTAGTATCTGCCCAATCTTCAATTAGTTTGCATTGTGCAAATAATATTGGGTCCTCAGGAAAGAGTGGATTGTTATCATTTTTTTTATCTATATATTCGCAAATAGTTGAAGAGTCAT encodes the following:
- a CDS encoding DUF6816 family protein; amino-acid sequence: MKILIGLILCLIFQGIFLESSFALIDSNVRDFLENRENQWPELYLPNFKLSDTSKDLVYPKWFEGNWLVTSQDIVNDSEEPVIYKVNFFKNNSDLIVGNRAKNSESIGKAIFGDTLIKVVNDPQSINNQITYLKDDFYIDSRITGRNQIQDDDIFFADELVIQTAHKPGASRINQVETISKFQKCSEEILEVDNSIKPSICGVQYVASYGSKVGDPSIHAIKTNKYKLTFEFIES
- a CDS encoding glutathione S-transferase family protein; protein product: MITLYQFRHSAFCLKTRMALHAKKLQYRVEEVTPGIGQFEIFKLSGQKQVPVIVDSNDQVINDSSTICEYIDKKNDNNPLFPEDPILFAQCKLIEDWADTTMATTCRKVLIKSAIENPQLRTALLPDEIPSSVKSIVDRLPFENLSKISNVVLSSKDNLELQKLLEALSKSLINKKYLVGDSLSIADISIAAQLSLLKFPKSAGPILSGEGSQEYINNPYLENLFIWRNNLEEYLFSANFQ